A stretch of Macadamia integrifolia cultivar HAES 741 chromosome 7, SCU_Mint_v3, whole genome shotgun sequence DNA encodes these proteins:
- the LOC122084543 gene encoding exocyst complex component SEC8-like isoform X1 — MGIFDGLPTAVADKPYLKEDLSRVDESWAAARFDSLPHVVHILTSNDREVEARYLKEQSEIIEDAVDEVVHAYHTGFNKAIQNYSQITHREEEIAPFVAEVKRNYIFGGICSSAANASIKALADMKSINLFGVQQICRNSIALEQVGLTGPRSYPIN; from the exons ATGGGCATTTTCGATGGGCTTCCTACTGCCGTGGCGGATAAACCT TACTTGAAGGAAGATCTTTCAAGAGTAGATGAAAGCTGGGCTGCTGCACGTTTTGATTCCTTACCTCATGTTGTCCATATCTTGACATCAAATGATCGTGAAGTTGAAGCACGTTACTTGAAGGAACAGAGTGAAATCATTGAAGATGCTGTGGATGAAGTTGTGCATGCTTACCATACTGGCTTCAACAAAGCAATTCAAAACTATTCCCAG ATAACacatagagaagaagagatagCACCATTTGTTGCCGAAGTAAAGCGGAATTATATATTTGGTGGAATATGTAGCAGTGCAGCAAATGCATCAATTAAG GCTTTGGCAGATATGAAATCAATCAACCTTTTTGGGGTTCAGCAAATATGTCGGAATTCAATTGCATTGGAACAGGTAGGTCTCACAG
- the LOC122084543 gene encoding exocyst complex component SEC8-like isoform X2 — MGIFDGLPTAVADKPYLKEDLSRVDESWAAARFDSLPHVVHILTSNDREVEARYLKEQSEIIEDAVDEVVHAYHTGFNKAIQNYSQITHREEEIAPFVAEVKRNYIFGGICSSAANASIKALADMKSINLFGVQQICRNSIALEQALAAIPSIDS, encoded by the exons ATGGGCATTTTCGATGGGCTTCCTACTGCCGTGGCGGATAAACCT TACTTGAAGGAAGATCTTTCAAGAGTAGATGAAAGCTGGGCTGCTGCACGTTTTGATTCCTTACCTCATGTTGTCCATATCTTGACATCAAATGATCGTGAAGTTGAAGCACGTTACTTGAAGGAACAGAGTGAAATCATTGAAGATGCTGTGGATGAAGTTGTGCATGCTTACCATACTGGCTTCAACAAAGCAATTCAAAACTATTCCCAG ATAACacatagagaagaagagatagCACCATTTGTTGCCGAAGTAAAGCGGAATTATATATTTGGTGGAATATGTAGCAGTGCAGCAAATGCATCAATTAAG GCTTTGGCAGATATGAAATCAATCAACCTTTTTGGGGTTCAGCAAATATGTCGGAATTCAATTGCATTGGAACAG